AACTCAGACACACTGGAAGACAacgaaagagaagaagaaggctattgaggaagaaagaaaggtccCCAGTGATGAAAATGAGGCAGCTGGGCAGAATGAGGACGCTCCCAAACAAGGTTTGAGCACCATCTGGCAATTGTCAAATTTCTATCTGGGTCTGTCCTGGAAATGCAGTGGCAAATTCCCTACTCTCATAACTGACCCACTTCCCTATTTCTAGATGAGCTcttacacaacacacacacacaggtctgTTAATAATGTGGGGTACGGGGTACCAGTTACTGAGACATGTTTAGTGACCTTTCCAAATCTCCTGTTACCTCTTTTGGTCATTGCTGTATCCCTAGTGCTTAGAAAAGTCTTAGCGTGAGTCTCACATAGTTTACCTGTCTTACTAGATGCTGTGCTTTTGGGCTAAGGGCTGTTTCCCTGGCTTCAGACATTTGGCCCGCATGACTGTCCTGCTCCCCTGCTTTCCTCTGTTGAGCACCATCCTGAGGCTGCTCACGGGGAATGCCCAGAGACTTGTCTCTGCTTAGCTCCTTCTGGGCCTGGGCTGAGAGCCTCATTTCTGCATATGATACCAGTGGCTTCACCTCTTGACGTGCTGTTTTATCTTGGGTGACAAAATACAAACAATTTCATTTCAAGACAATCTGGATTATCTCTTTATGTACATTCTTAAGCATCTGGGCAGCCTCTGCTTATTCATTAGATGAATCTAACATGTCAAATTTTTTCCTAGGTTCAGGGTCAGAGGGGGAGGACAGCTTCGACGTAGAGTTGGAGCTAGTAGAGTTGACACTGGCGACCCTGGATCTTCGTGAGTTTGATGTATTACCTaagcagaagaggagaaaaaggaacaagaagGAGAGAAGCCGAGACCTGGAGGCTGGGGCACTTAAGACTCTTCCCCAGCAACCTCTAGAAGATGAGGCCTCACAGTCAGCCCAGGCACATGCAGCCCCTTTGGGGCCTTCCCTGGATGAGGTCAAGGCCCGTGGTCAGCCAGAGCTCTGGGACTTGCTTCTAGCTGCCTGCCGAGCCGGAGATGTTGGAATGCTGAAGCTCCAGCTAGCTGCCAGCCCTGTAGACCCTGGAGTTCTGTCTCTGCTCAGTGCCCCCTTGGGCTCCAGTGGCTTCACCCTCCTGCATGCAGCAGCCGCAGCTGGGAGAGGTTCAGTGGTTCGCTTGCTGCTGGAGGCAGGTGCTGACCCCACTGTGCTGTAAGTAAGGGTCCTCATGCCGATCCCTTGTGGGGTAGAGAGAGGATGATCTGGAGGCTAATGTTGGCACTGGCTACTTGAAAGGATTCCCCTTGGTCTGGTTGGGTGATGTTGGGAGATGCAGGAGGCAGGTTGAAACCATTTTTTTGGGTTTTCGCACCTAGGGACTCCCAGGCCCGGCCACCATATACAGTTGCAGCTGACAGATCAACACGTAATGAGTTCCGAAGGTTCATGGAGAAGAATCCAGACGCTTATGATTACAACAAGGCTCAGGTCagctggaaaaggaagaagcagagtGGGAAGGCATCATAGATCCTGGCTAGATCGTTTCTACTTTCTTACAGTTTTACTAAGGATAGTGTGTATAGGTCTTACCTTACACTTTCCCGGGACTCCTCCAGGTGCCAGGGCCACTGACACCAGAAATGGAGGCACGGCAGGTGATGCGGAAAAGGGAGCAGAAGGCAGCCCGGCGGCAGCGAGAGGAACAGCAGAGGAAGCAGCGGGAGCAGGAGATGAGGGAGCAAGAAGAGCGGCGGCGCTTTGCCGCCCTCAGTGACCGAGAGAAGGTGAGGCTGCAGGCTCTCTCTTCCACAGCAAGACTTCCTTAGAGGTCTGCCCCTTCCCCAGTGTGCAGCCGTCACTTCTTGGGTACCCTCTCCACCACTGGGGCCTTGACCTTAACACAGCTTCTCTTCCCGTCAGAGAGCTCTGGCTGCAGAGCGCCGACTAGCTGCCCAGTTGGGAGCCCCTGGCCCTCAGATCCCTGACCCTGCAATCGTCAGTGTTCGGTATGTTGAGGGGGCAGGTGTGAGCGGGTAGACTGTAATGTCGTAGGGACCATTTGAGGCAAGTAGAATGAGAGCCTACACAGTACTCAGGAAGGCTTGTTGAGGGGATTTGAGATGTTCTGGGAACCTTTGGAGGGAAAACAGAAatggcaggaggaggggtggggagagcttGGATTGGAAAGTTTCTGGGGTACCTGGCCagccatttttcttcctcttgttcaGACGCTGCTGGAGCTGTGGGACCTCCCTCCAAGGCCTCATTCCCTTTCATTACCTcgacttctctttctgctccacACGCTGCCTCCAGGATCATCGCCGTCAGGCTGGGAAGCCGTCTTCCTGAACTCTTACAGCTCTGTCTGGGGCCAGCTGTAGGCCCTGAGCAGGCACATTCACACTGGCCCTAGGTTTCTTCCTCCCCTCGAAACCAGAGAGTAGTATTTGGAAGACTAGGGAGAGGGCCATTCAGGAACCAGGGCAAAGACAGGGCCACAGAGGTATGTGGAGGTGCTACTGTCTCTGGAACTTTAATCACAATAAAGTTTGGCAAGGAAACTGCCCTTGTACTTACATTCAGGCCTGTGGCCTGTGGTTCCGTGTGGTCACTTTAGCCAGCACCAAGGGATCCTGCCCAGTCTGTGTCCCAGATCCAAGGGTTACCTCTCCCTCAGTGCCCACTTAGCTGCATTGGCTCAGGGTCACTTTGTACCTCAGCTGAGAGGGAATAGACATATGTCCTGTGCAAGGTGCTGTTGAGGATGGGCCTGTCCAGGAACTGGACTTGGGGCTGGGGCGGCGCATTTTCCAGCTCCAGCAATGTGATTTTGTTGAGGGCTCCCCTAGGATACAGCAGGGGTCTTGGCACGTAGAGGGTCTGTTGCGGCCCCCGCTTTGTCCAGTAGCGGCCCAAGTTAAACCCATTGATCCAGACTTGGccctggggaagagggaggagagaggaaaataaagggtCAGCTCTCGGGGGCAGAAATATCCCGTTTGGTTTCTAATCAGGAATAATCAGCCTCCTACAggattttcctctcttcccacgccaccccccaccccaaccagcATAGTCAGCAATACCTTGGTCCATCCAGGTAGATAGAGAAATGTGTCTCCACTTGAGCCTAAAATTGCAAACATTGTGGAGTAGAAGGTGGGGCCAGAGGGAGTTTGAGGATGTGACCTTTTCAGCAGCTGGAGGGGAAACCACCACTTTACAAGCTTATCAACTTTCAGAGGGAACATCAGCCACCTGGTAAGGATTGTTTGCCCCAGAACTGGTGGCTCTATGAGGCCCTGTGGAGAAGGCAAATGAGCATTCATCATTCACTAAGCTCTAAGTCTAGACTGTCCTTAAGCAAGCCCTGGGGTGCAGCTAGTGGCCATGTCTAGATGCCACAAGCCACTACTTTGTTACCTAACCCCTAAGGACATGActcttatttatctttcattaGACTCCTATCTTTCCAAGGGAGTTTGGCCAGTAAGAGCATGGGTGCAAGGGGGCTAGCAGAACTAGCTTACCTTGAAGTCACTGGTGTTCGACCCGAAACTGAGCCTCCCCATGCTCTCCAGCAAGACATCCAGTTTGGCCCCCACTTGCCCGGTCAAAAATAGTTTGTGTTTCATGTTTCGTTCCAAAACACCATGAAACACCTGTGGATAAGAGTATCTATGAGAGGCAGGACCCAGCATCTAGCTTGTGGCCACCACACAGGAAGCCAGGTTAGGATGCTTATTTGGAGGGCAAAGAGATTGTAGCCCTTCTGTCAGTTAGTCATACATTCTGGAACCTTATCCTTAGTTGAACCTTTCCTCATCCCAGCTTATCCCTGGACCCCTTGCAAATGTGAGCAGGCAATGGGAAAAGGTAGATATGGGGTCTTAAGGCTCAAGGGTGCTAGGCAGGAGAGGAAACTGGGGCTTACCCCATCCACCATCACGTAGGCACGGTCATGGACTCCATTGTTTGGCACCCAGAATCGTGTTGGCTCAGAAACAGTATTGCTCAGATAGGTCCGATACAACACAAAGCCATGGTCCTGGGTGGGGTAGAATGAGTAACTTAAGACagactgagagagaagaaagctgcTGTGCGGAAGATGCTGAGCTGAGGGAACCTGTGGCTACAGCTGTTGAAGAAGGTTGCCATACTCACAAGATGTGAGGTTATGCCTTACCTGCTTGACAGCCTCAAAGGTCATTGGCAAGATTGAATAGATGGGCCCTTGGGGGCATAGGTAGTTTAGGAAAGCCAGCAAATCCCCATCCTATTAGAATAAGGGAGAAGTATCAGAATTGAGGGCAGGACAGGCTGGGCTATTTAGAGAATAAAAGGAGTAGAATCAGAGAAAAGATGGGGAGGAGCTTACCAGGTGCAGTGTCAAAGGTCCGAGCATCATCTTGGGGCTGGGCGGAGGTAAAGGTCCCAAGGGAATTTCCTGGAACTGAGCCCAAATTCTCTCAGGAGCCATAAGAAAACCAAATGAACAACCCCTATTCCAAGATCCTAGCTCAGGGTTCTTAACCTGGGTTCCAGGTAAAAGCTTCAGGGGATGCTGAAGATCCAGTCATTTTGTATATAACTTGTGTGTATCTCCCCAGGTACTCCCATTTGGGAGGGTGAGAAATGCTTCCATGGGATGCTTGGAGAGCTCTGTGGCCCCAACCACCACCACTGATTTATGGGATCCCTTTACAAACAGTTTGGGCACTCCCTTCCCCAAAATTAATAAAAGCCTTTGGCGCTTAGTCAAGTGGTAGGGCACCTTGCTGATGACATCTCGAAGAGCAAAAAGCTTAGGTGTGGGGTCCCCGGCTTCAGATATGGGTGCATCATAGTCATAGCTGGTGGTAATTGGAAGAAAGCGTCCCTTCTCATCAGCACCTGGGGTCAAACcaatttaattaattcaatatATCTTTTGGATGACAGACACTAAGCAAAGAAATTCATACAGAGAATTCTGCCATCAGAGGGAGCAGTGGTGGCCATATCCAGCTTCTAGACATCCTAATCTACCAGCTCTCAAATTCTGATTCTTGCTACTTCCCTGCTTCCACCCCAGGGACTATCTGGACTCACCATTCCAGTATCCAAAGTTGGTACCTCCATGGAACATGTACCTGaagtgggggagggtgggaggaaaggtAATAGCTGACCCACTGAATCTTAAGTTTCATCCCCAACACCCAGTTAACAGATTCATGTTGGCCCCAGTGTCTCCAGTTACATGTTCACACTGGCTCCCAACTTCAGCATGTTCTCTAGTCCATTGGTTACAGAATGAACGGACCGTGTGGAGTGATTCTGGCCCCAGTAATCCAGCCAGCCTGTGTAGTACTCAGAGTTCACCTAGCGTGTAAAGTGAAAGGAACCGTGAGTGAGATGGGAGGTGAGCATGACCCATCCCAATCCTGCCTCTCGCTTTGATTGCCCTCCCTCTGGCTCCTCACCAGTGGCCCATGGGGTTCATAATTCCGAAGCAGGGTAAAGATTTTGGTCATGTTGTCAGCTGCAGAGAGGAGGCAAAGGTGAAAGATAAACATCATAGCAGAGGGGCCTCCTCCCCAACTCCACTCCTCACCCTTGCTCAGGAGACCTGGGCCAAAGTCTACAGTGGTATAGAGTCCCTCGAGGGAGCCACATTTGAGTCCCTCAGGCCCATCTGTGGTGAAGAGCAAGATCTCGTCTCCTAGTATTGCACGGAAGAGCCCAGCCAGGTGCCTCATGTAGTTGAAGTCACAGGCCCGGTAGCTACCATATTCATTTTCCACCTGCCAGGGGACAGGAGAAGCGGAGCTCAGCTATGAGGTGGAGAAGGTTCAGGACCCCGGCACCTcctttcccttgcccagtcaacTTTCCACTTGTACCTGAATGCTGATGATGTTGCCCCCATTGTGATAGAGCCATGGATGTATCTTGGGCAGCAAGACCTTGAACCAGGAGTCCACTGCAGCAAGGAAGTCTAAAGGAAGGAGCAGTGCTCTGCTCATTAGGGTACCACCACCTCCGGAGCCCCCACCGCAAGCATCAGTGCTAGCAGTTTCAGTGCTGCCTGAACTCAGGGCTGCAGTTTGCATCCAACTTGTCCCCAACTAAATCTGGGAGCAGTTACTCTTGTCAGAAGAAACTCTCAACCCTAAGCACTTATATTTTTGCACGGCAATGAAATTGGAGCATAGGAAACCTTAAAGTTGTATttcttgtaaatttattttttaaatgtaagaaaaatgtTAAGTACATCATATAGAGCTATTATTagataatcaataaatacttgagaTTGTGCTGAAGTAGCATGGGAATTCAGAGAAATGTAGAATGTCTCACCTGTACCCTGCTATAACTGACAGTCCAGATGACTGAAGCTGTCAAGTGAAAGATTATTATAACAGGTATTGTGCCTTAAATTCTCAACTcctatttgtgatttttttttttttttgaggaagatcagccctgagctaactactgccaatcctcctctttttgctgaggaagactggccctgagctaacatccgtgcccatcttcctctactttacacgtgggatgcctaccacagcatgacgtgccaagcggtgccatgtccgcacccgggatccgaactggcgaaccctgggccgccaagaagtggaacatgcgaacttaacctctgcgccaccaggctggcccccctatTTGTGATTTTTGTGGATTCACCCTCAGGGTCTTCCTGCAAGTTACTACCTCTGCCTGACACTGtctccctgccctccttcctggcCAACTCCAACTCAGGTGTCAGGTCTTAACTCGTATTTCACTTCCTCGAGAACACCTTTGCTATTCCAGATTAGGGTAGATCCCCCTGTTACACACTCTCGCATCACCTCATACTCCTCTTTCAAGCACTTGACAGATTACAATGAAGCATTTCTTTCTGTAATTGCTTCCTGCTGGTCTCCCCCACCAGTGAGCAGGAAGCTTGTCTGTCAGGTTCACTTGCTACATCGCTATCACTGAGGACGATGCCTAGCAGAGAGCAGCCTCTCCAAGGCGAGTTCAGTGAAAGATATTTTGGaggatattttcatattcttaaaacatttaattcttttacattttgtgtTCTGTATAAAGGAGGCCTAGGTTTTATTGCCTCCTTTAATCCAAGCATACATTAAatctcattcagcaaatatctatGGTTGCTGACCATGCACCAAGCACTGTTCCAGGTGTTAGGGatacaaaatagaacaaaacagacaaaaatctctgccatCATGGAATTTCCTTTCCAGTGAGGGAGGCAGAtgataaattaaataaagatgGTGAGTTAATGCCAAGGAGACAAATAAAGCTGGGAAGGAAGATATAAACTGGTGGGTAGGGGAGCTTAAATTTTAGAGCATGGCCCAGGGAACGCCTCCTGGAGAAGGAGATTCTgcaggaagacagagggagcACCTCATGCAAAGCAGGAATGTGCCTGGTGGGTTTGAAGAACAGCAA
This DNA window, taken from Equus przewalskii isolate Varuska chromosome 5, EquPr2, whole genome shotgun sequence, encodes the following:
- the GLB1L gene encoding beta-galactosidase-1-like protein isoform X3, translated to MPEFPPRNPPRDRRTAVSDYRTPVSAMAPKKPPCLPSLLLPLLTLLLPQADTRSFVVDRDNDRFLLDGVPFRYVSGSLHYFRVPRVLWADRLFKMRMSGLNAVQFYVPWNYHEPEPGVYNFHGSRDLIAFLNEAAIANLLVILRPGPYICAEWDMGGLPAWLLRKPKIHLRTSDPDFLAAVDSWFKVLLPKIHPWLYHNGGNIISIQVENEYGSYRACDFNYMRHLAGLFRAILGDEILLFTTDGPEGLKCGSLEGLYTTVDFGPGLLSKGEEWSWGGGPSAMMFIFHLCLLSAADNMTKIFTLLRNYEPHGPLVNSEYYTGWLDYWGQNHSTRSVHSVTNGLENMLKLGASVNMYMFHGGTNFGYWNGADEKGRFLPITTSYDYDAPISEAGDPTPKLFALRDVISKFQEIPLGPLPPPSPKMMLGPLTLHLDGDLLAFLNYLCPQGPIYSILPMTFEAVKQDHGFVLYRTYLSNTVSEPTRFWVPNNGVHDRAYVMVDGVFHGVLERNMKHKLFLTGQVGAKLDVLLESMGRLSFGSNTSDFKGLIEPPVLGQTILTRWLMFPLKVDKLVKWWFPLQLLKRSHPQTPSGPTFYSTMFAILGSSGDTFLYLPGWTKGQVWINGFNLGRYWTKRGPQQTLYVPRPLLYPRGALNKITLLELENAPPQPQVQFLDRPILNSTLHRTYVYSLSAEVQSDPEPMQLSGH
- the GLB1L gene encoding beta-galactosidase-1-like protein isoform X7, whose amino-acid sequence is MAPKKPPCLPSLLLPLLTLLLPQADTRSFVVDRDNDRFLLDGVPFRYVSGSLHYFRVPRVLWADRLFKMRMSGLNAVQFYVPWNYHEPEPGVYNFHGSRDLIAFLNEAAIANLLVILRPGPYICAEWDMGGLPAWLLRKPKIHLRTSDPDFLAAVDSWFKVLLPKIHPWLYHNGGNIISIQVENEYGSYRACDFNYMRHLAGLFRAILGDEILLFTTDGPEGLKCGSLEGLYTTVDFGPGLLSKADNMTKIFTLLRNYEPHGPLVNSEYYTGWLDYWGQNHSTRSVHSVTNGLENMLKLGASVNMYMFHGGTNFGYWNGADEKGRFLPITTSYDYDAPISEAGDPTPKLFALRDVISKFQEIPLGPLPPPSPKMMLGPLTLHLDGDLLAFLNYLCPQGPIYSILPMTFEAVKQDHGFVLYRTYLSNTVSEPTRFWVPNNGVHDRAYVMVDGVFHGVLERNMKHKLFLTGQVGAKLDVLLESMGRLSFGSNTSDFKGLIEPPVLGQTILTRWLMFPLKVDKLVKWWFPLQLLKRSHPQTPSGPTFYSTMFAILGSSGDTFLYLPGWTKGQVWINGFNLGRYWTKRGPQQTLYVPRPLLYPRGALNKITLLELENAPPQPQVQFLDRPILNSTLHRTYVYSLSAEVQSDPEPMQLSGH
- the GLB1L gene encoding beta-galactosidase-1-like protein isoform X5; translated protein: MAPKKPPCLPSLLLPLLTLLLPQADTRSFVVDRDNDRFLLDGVPFRYVSGSLHYFRVPRVLWADRLFKMRMSGLNAVQFYVPWNYHEPEPGVYNFHGSRDLIAFLNEAAIANLLVILRPGPYICAEWDMGGLPAWLLRKPKIHLRTSDPDFLAAVDSWFKVLLPKIHPWLYHNGGNIISIQVENEYGSYRACDFNYMRHLAGLFRAILGDEILLFTTDGPEGLKCGSLEGLYTTVDFGPGLLSKGEEWSWGGGPSAMMFIFHLCLLSAADNMTKIFTLLRNYEPHGPLVNSEYYTGWLDYWGQNHSTRSVHSVTNGLENMLKLGASVNMYMFHGGTNFGYWNGADEKGRFLPITTSYDYDAPISEAGDPTPKLFALRDVISKFQEIPLGPLPPPSPKMMLGPLTLHLDGDLLAFLNYLCPQGPIYSILPMTFEAVKQDHGFVLYRTYLSNTVSEPTRFWVPNNGVHDRAYVMVDGVFHGVLERNMKHKLFLTGQVGAKLDVLLESMGRLSFGSNTSDFKGLIEPPVLGQTILTRWLMFPLKVDKLVKWWFPLQLLKRSHPQTPSGPTFYSTMFAILGSSGDTFLYLPGWTKGQVWINGFNLGRYWTKRGPQQTLYVPRPLLYPRGALNKITLLELENAPPQPQVQFLDRPILNSTLHRTYVYSLSAEVQSDPEPMQLSGH
- the GLB1L gene encoding beta-galactosidase-1-like protein isoform X8, with translation MAPKKPPCLPSLLLPLLTLLLPQADTRSFVVDRDNDRFLLDGVPFRYVSGSLHYFRVPRVLWADRLFKMRMSGLNAVQFYVPWNYHEPEPGVYNFHGSRDLIAFLNEAAIANLLVILRPGPYICAEWDMGGLPAWLLRKPKIHLRTSDPDFLAAVDSWFKVLLPKIHPWLYHNGGNIISIQVENEYGSYRACDFNYMRHLAGLFRAILGDEILLFTTDGPEGLKCGSLEGLYTTVDFGPADNMTKIFTLLRNYEPHGPLVNSEYYTGWLDYWGQNHSTRSVHSVTNGLENMLKLGASVNMYMFHGGTNFGYWNGADEKGRFLPITTSYDYDAPISEAGDPTPKLFALRDVISKFQEIPLGPLPPPSPKMMLGPLTLHLDGDLLAFLNYLCPQGPIYSILPMTFEAVKQDHGFVLYRTYLSNTVSEPTRFWVPNNGVHDRAYVMVDGVFHGVLERNMKHKLFLTGQVGAKLDVLLESMGRLSFGSNTSDFKGLIEPPVLGQTILTRWLMFPLKVDKLVKWWFPLQLLKRSHPQTPSGPTFYSTMFAILGSSGDTFLYLPGWTKGQVWINGFNLGRYWTKRGPQQTLYVPRPLLYPRGALNKITLLELENAPPQPQVQFLDRPILNSTLHRTYVYSLSAEVQSDPEPMQLSGH
- the GLB1L gene encoding beta-galactosidase-1-like protein isoform X6, producing the protein MPEFPPRNPPRDRRTAVSDYRTPVSAMAPKKPPCLPSLLLPLLTLLLPQADTRSFVVDRDNDRFLLDGVPFRYVSGSLHYFRVPRVLWADRLFKMRMSGLNAVQFYVPWNYHEPEPGVYNFHGSRDLIAFLNEAAIANLLVILRPGPYICAEWDMGGLPAWLLRKPKIHLRTSDPDFLAAVDSWFKVLLPKIHPWLYHNGGNIISIQVENEYGSYRACDFNYMRHLAGLFRAILGDEILLFTTDGPEGLKCGSLEGLYTTVDFGPADNMTKIFTLLRNYEPHGPLVNSEYYTGWLDYWGQNHSTRSVHSVTNGLENMLKLGASVNMYMFHGGTNFGYWNGADEKGRFLPITTSYDYDAPISEAGDPTPKLFALRDVISKFQEIPLGPLPPPSPKMMLGPLTLHLDGDLLAFLNYLCPQGPIYSILPMTFEAVKQDHGFVLYRTYLSNTVSEPTRFWVPNNGVHDRAYVMVDGVFHGVLERNMKHKLFLTGQVGAKLDVLLESMGRLSFGSNTSDFKGLIEPPVLGQTILTRWLMFPLKVDKLVKWWFPLQLLKRSHPQTPSGPTFYSTMFAILGSSGDTFLYLPGWTKGQVWINGFNLGRYWTKRGPQQTLYVPRPLLYPRGALNKITLLELENAPPQPQVQFLDRPILNSTLHRTYVYSLSAEVQSDPEPMQLSGH
- the GLB1L gene encoding beta-galactosidase-1-like protein isoform X4; its protein translation is MPEFPPRNPPRDRRTAVSDYRTPVSAMAPKKPPCLPSLLLPLLTLLLPQADTRSFVVDRDNDRFLLDGVPFRYVSGSLHYFRVPRVLWADRLFKMRMSGLNAVQFYVPWNYHEPEPGVYNFHGSRDLIAFLNEAAIANLLVILRPGPYICAEWDMGGLPAWLLRKPKIHLRTSDPDFLAAVDSWFKVLLPKIHPWLYHNGGNIISIQVENEYGSYRACDFNYMRHLAGLFRAILGDEILLFTTDGPEGLKCGSLEGLYTTVDFGPGLLSKADNMTKIFTLLRNYEPHGPLVNSEYYTGWLDYWGQNHSTRSVHSVTNGLENMLKLGASVNMYMFHGGTNFGYWNGADEKGRFLPITTSYDYDAPISEAGDPTPKLFALRDVISKFQEIPLGPLPPPSPKMMLGPLTLHLDGDLLAFLNYLCPQGPIYSILPMTFEAVKQDHGFVLYRTYLSNTVSEPTRFWVPNNGVHDRAYVMVDGVFHGVLERNMKHKLFLTGQVGAKLDVLLESMGRLSFGSNTSDFKGLIEPPVLGQTILTRWLMFPLKVDKLVKWWFPLQLLKRSHPQTPSGPTFYSTMFAILGSSGDTFLYLPGWTKGQVWINGFNLGRYWTKRGPQQTLYVPRPLLYPRGALNKITLLELENAPPQPQVQFLDRPILNSTLHRTYVYSLSAEVQSDPEPMQLSGH
- the GLB1L gene encoding beta-galactosidase-1-like protein isoform X1; the encoded protein is MARGILATRRHPEDVWAWSWQVRGWLGLQKDGSQDPQRVPHLAFSRDQDADTYAKGEQSRARPEAPRTCISQCRRNPPRDRRTAVSDYRTPVSAMAPKKPPCLPSLLLPLLTLLLPQADTRSFVVDRDNDRFLLDGVPFRYVSGSLHYFRVPRVLWADRLFKMRMSGLNAVQFYVPWNYHEPEPGVYNFHGSRDLIAFLNEAAIANLLVILRPGPYICAEWDMGGLPAWLLRKPKIHLRTSDPDFLAAVDSWFKVLLPKIHPWLYHNGGNIISIQVENEYGSYRACDFNYMRHLAGLFRAILGDEILLFTTDGPEGLKCGSLEGLYTTVDFGPGLLSKADNMTKIFTLLRNYEPHGPLVNSEYYTGWLDYWGQNHSTRSVHSVTNGLENMLKLGASVNMYMFHGGTNFGYWNGADEKGRFLPITTSYDYDAPISEAGDPTPKLFALRDVISKFQEIPLGPLPPPSPKMMLGPLTLHLDGDLLAFLNYLCPQGPIYSILPMTFEAVKQDHGFVLYRTYLSNTVSEPTRFWVPNNGVHDRAYVMVDGVFHGVLERNMKHKLFLTGQVGAKLDVLLESMGRLSFGSNTSDFKGLIEPPVLGQTILTRWLMFPLKVDKLVKWWFPLQLLKRSHPQTPSGPTFYSTMFAILGSSGDTFLYLPGWTKGQVWINGFNLGRYWTKRGPQQTLYVPRPLLYPRGALNKITLLELENAPPQPQVQFLDRPILNSTLHRTYVYSLSAEVQSDPEPMQLSGH
- the GLB1L gene encoding beta-galactosidase-1-like protein isoform X2, with translation MARGILATRRHPEDVWAWSWQVRGWLGLQKDGSQDPQRVPHLAFSRDQDADTYAKGEQSRARPEAPRTCISQCRRNPPRDRRTAVSDYRTPVSAMAPKKPPCLPSLLLPLLTLLLPQADTRSFVVDRDNDRFLLDGVPFRYVSGSLHYFRVPRVLWADRLFKMRMSGLNAVQFYVPWNYHEPEPGVYNFHGSRDLIAFLNEAAIANLLVILRPGPYICAEWDMGGLPAWLLRKPKIHLRTSDPDFLAAVDSWFKVLLPKIHPWLYHNGGNIISIQVENEYGSYRACDFNYMRHLAGLFRAILGDEILLFTTDGPEGLKCGSLEGLYTTVDFGPADNMTKIFTLLRNYEPHGPLVNSEYYTGWLDYWGQNHSTRSVHSVTNGLENMLKLGASVNMYMFHGGTNFGYWNGADEKGRFLPITTSYDYDAPISEAGDPTPKLFALRDVISKFQEIPLGPLPPPSPKMMLGPLTLHLDGDLLAFLNYLCPQGPIYSILPMTFEAVKQDHGFVLYRTYLSNTVSEPTRFWVPNNGVHDRAYVMVDGVFHGVLERNMKHKLFLTGQVGAKLDVLLESMGRLSFGSNTSDFKGLIEPPVLGQTILTRWLMFPLKVDKLVKWWFPLQLLKRSHPQTPSGPTFYSTMFAILGSSGDTFLYLPGWTKGQVWINGFNLGRYWTKRGPQQTLYVPRPLLYPRGALNKITLLELENAPPQPQVQFLDRPILNSTLHRTYVYSLSAEVQSDPEPMQLSGH
- the ANKZF1 gene encoding tRNA endonuclease ANKZF1 gives rise to the protein MSPAPAAAQPPASVSLFDLSMDAPILQGLSLVSHAPGEALAQALRTSCPGSKERGSPEKKSLQGPLDISEKLFCSTCEQTFQNHQEQREHYKLDWHRFNLKQRLKDKPLLSALDFEKQSSTGDLSSISGSEDSDSASEEDLQILAEERADFEKPNRPGGFHPHRILFQNAQGQFLYAYRCVLGPRQVPPEEPELLLQNLQSGGPRSCVVLMAAAGHFAGAIFKGREVVTHKTFHRYTVRAKRGTAQGLRDARGGASRSAGANLRRYNEATLYKDVRDLLAGPDWAKALGEAGTVLLRAPRSGRSLFFGGHGAPLERGDPRLWDIPLATRRPTFRELQRVLHKLTTLHVYGEDPRETVRLDLTQTHWKTTKEKKKAIEEERKVPSDENEAAGQNEDAPKQGSGSEGEDSFDVELELVELTLATLDLREFDVLPKQKRRKRNKKERSRDLEAGALKTLPQQPLEDEASQSAQAHAAPLGPSLDEVKARGQPELWDLLLAACRAGDVGMLKLQLAASPVDPGVLSLLSAPLGSSGFTLLHAAAAAGRGSVVRLLLEAGADPTVLDSQARPPYTVAADRSTRNEFRRFMEKNPDAYDYNKAQVPGPLTPEMEARQVMRKREQKAARRQREEQQRKQREQEMREQEERRRFAALSDREKRALAAERRLAAQLGAPGPQIPDPAIVSVRRCWSCGTSLQGLIPFHYLDFSFCSTRCLQDHRRQAGKPSS